AGCGGTCGAGGAAGGCCTCGGCGACGTGTTCAACGCGCAGAAGAAGCTCGACGAAATCTACGCGGCCTACGCCGAGCCGGACGCCGACTTCGACGCACTGGCCGCCGAGCAGGCGAAGTACGAAGCGATCCTCGCAACGACCGACGGCAGCGCCGAGCAGCAGATCGAAATCGCCGCCGACGCGCTGCGCCTGCCGGCGTGGGACGCGAAGATCGAGCATCTGTCGGGCGGTGAAAAGCGCCGCGTGGCGCTCTGCAAGCTGCTGCTCCAAAAGCCGGACATGCTGCTGCTCGACGAGCCGACCAACCACCTCGACGCCGAATCGGTCGAATGGCTCGAGCAGTTCCTGACACGTTTTCCGGGTACCGTGGTCGCCGTCACGCACGATCGCTACTTCCTCGACAACGCCGCCGAGTGGATTCTCGAACTCGACCGCGGTCATGGCATCCCGTGGAAGGGCAACTACAGCAGCTGGCTCGATCAGAAGGAAGAGCGCCTGAAGCAGGAAGAAGCGTCGGAGTCGGCGCGCCAGAAAGCGATCAAGAAGGAACTCGAGTGGGTGCGCCAGAACCCGAAGGGACGCCAGGCGAAGTCGAAGGCGCGTATCGCCCGCTTCGAGGAACTGAACAGCCAGGACTACCAGAAGCGCAACGAAACGCAGGAAATCTTCATTCCGGTCGGCGACCGTCTCGGCAACGAAGTGATCGAGTTCAAGAACGTCAGCAAGTCGTATGGCGATCGCCTGCTGCTCGATAACGTCAGCTTCAAGATTCCGGCCGGTGCGATCGTCGGCATCATCGGTCCGAACGGCGCAGGCAAGTCGACGCTGTTCCGGATGCTGACCGGTCGCGAGCAACCCGATTCGGGCGAAATCGTGCAGGGCCCGACCGTCAAGCTCGCTTACGTCGATCAGAGCCGCGAAGCGCTCGAAGGCACCAAGACCGTGTTCGAGGAAATCTCGGGTGGCGCGGACGTGCTGACGGTCGGCAGGTACGAAACGCCGTCGCGCGCATATATCGGCCGCTTCAACTTCAAGGGCGGCGACCAGCAGAAGATCGTCGGCAATCTGTCCGGCGGCGAGCGCGGTCGTCTGCATCTGGCGAAGACGCTGATCGCGGGCGGCAACGTGCTGCTGCTCGACGAACCGTCGAACGACCTCGACGTCGAAACGCTGCGCGCGCTCGAAGACGCGCTGCTCGAATTCGCGGGCTCGGTCCTCGTGATCTCGCACGATCGCTGGTTCCTCGATCGTATCGCGACGCATATCCTCGCGTTCGAAGGCGACTCGCAAGTCACGTTCTTCGACGGCAATTACCAGGAATACGAAGCGGACAAGCGCGCGCGTCTCGGCGAGGAAGGCGCTCGGCCGAAGCGTCTGCGCTACAAGCCGATCTCGCGCTAACAGGCAGCGAACGACGGCCCGTCTGACGCAATGCGGACGGGCCGCGGGGCATGCGCGTTGCTCGCCACTGCATGGCGGACGCGCGCGTGAAAGCCCCGCACACGCGACGGGCGGTCAACCCAACGCCGCGCAACCCGGTGACGAGGAGACAAGCATGGCGATGTCGAAGGGCAGGCGCTGGGTCGTCGTCGTGGGCGGAACGCTATTGGCGTTGTTGCTGATCGCGATCGGCGCGATGCAATTCGCGCAACAGGAAGTCAAGAATCGCGTCAGCGCGGTGCTCGGGCCGCTCGGCAGTGCCGAGCGCATCGATGTCGGCCTCACCTCGGTTCACCTTACCCACGTTCTGCTGAAAGCGCCGCCCGGCTGGCCGGCGGGCGAACCGCTACGCGCCGACGAAATCACGATCACCCCCGACGTGCGCGACCTGATCGCGCGGCGTATGCATATCCGCGAGATCGTCGTGCGTGGCTTCGACATGGCCGTGCTACGCACCAGCAACGGCTCGCTGAACCTGCTGCCGAATCTGCGCGAATCGCTGAACCGTGGCAATCAGTCGGGCGGCACCGGCGCGGCAGCGCCGATCCCGCGCGAAAAGCGGGTCGACCATATCCGCTTCGAGCAAGGCAACTTCCATTTCTACGACATGACGGTCGGGCCGCCACCGTTCAAGGTGACGGTCAGCAACGCGACCGCGAGCGTCGACAATCTGCATTTGCCGTCGCTTACCGAGCCGACCAACGTCAGCGTTCGCGGCTCGCTGAAGGGTCCGGCGCATACGGGCACGGTGACGTTCGACGGCTGGATCAAGATCGCCAGCCGCGATTCGCAGACGACGAGCACGCTGCGCGGCGTCGATATCGCGATGCTCGATCCGTATCTGCTGAAAAAGGCCGGCGCGCGCGCACAGGTGACGGGCGGCACGGTCGACCTGACGATCGAATCGACGGTGCGCAACTATCATCTGCGCGCACCCGGCACGGTGACGGTCCACCATCTGCAACTCGCCGAATCCGACAATCCGCTCGAGACGTTCATGTCGATTCCGACCCGCGCCGCCGTCGCCGCGCTGCGCACGCACAACGGCGACATCACGCTGCATTTCGTGCTCGACGGCGATCTGCGCGATCCGAAGTTCTCGGTGCGCGAAGGGATCCTCACGCGCATCGGTGCGGGGTTTGCGCAGGCGCTCGGGGTCAGCGTCGAAGGCGTCGCAAAGGGCGCGGGCGAGACCGTGAAGGGTCTCGGCAATGCGTTGAAGAATCTGTTGGGACAGTAGCGGTCAGCTCAAACCGGCAAGCCCAGCTTGCGCAGCTTCGTCTCGGTTTGCGCGGCGCTCGTGTGATGCACGCCGTGCCAGCCGAGCGCCGTCGCGGCTTCGGCGTTCTTCGCGTTGTCGTCGATGAAGACGAGTTCGGCCGGTTCGACACCGGGTATCTGCAACTCGATGCGCCGGCGCATTTCCGCGAAGATCGCCGGGTCGGGCTTCACGAGCTTCACGCGCCCCGACACGACGATGTCCCGAAACCGCCTCAGCACCGGATAGTGCTCCCACGCATACGGGAAAGTCTCGTGCGACCAGTTGGTGAGCCCAAAGAGCGGCACCTCGGCCGCTTCGAGTTTTTCCATCAGCGCGATGCCGTCGTCGAGCACGCCGGCCACCATCTCGTGCCAGCGCTCATAGAACGCGCGGATCAGCGGCTCGTGATCGGGAAACCGCGCGATCAGCTCGTCGGTGGCTTCGACGATCGGCTGGCCGCCGTCCTGGCGGACCACCCAGTCCATCGAGCAAACGTGCGTGAGGAACCAGCGGCGCTCGACGTCGTCGGGAATCAACTCGCGGTACAGGTACTCGGGACTCCAGTCGATCAGCACGCCGCCGAAATCGAACACCACTGCCTTGATCGCCATGCCTCACGCTCCGTTTGCAAGGTCATCCACTGCGCTCAGACCGGTTGCGTGCGCAGTTCGAGCCACGCCTTCGCGTCGCCCGACACATGCGGCGCGAGGCGCGTACGTACCGTTTCGTGATAGGCGTTGAGCCACGCACGCTCGTCGTCGCGCAGCAGCGACAGCTCGATGCAGCGCGTGTCGATCGGACACAGCGTCAGCGTTTCGAACTTCAGGAAATCGCCGAATTCGGTTTTTTCCGCGGCCACGTTCAGCACGAGGTTTTCGATGCGCACGCCCCACTTGCCCGGCCGATACAGACCCGGCTCGTTCGACGTGATCATGCCCTCCTCCATCGCGGTCCACGGTTCTGCCGGCGCGTAGTGCGAGATCACCTGCGGGCCTTCGTGCACGTTCAGGAAGTAGCCGACCCCGTGACCGGTGCCGTGGCCATAGTCGGCGCCAGCCTGCCAGATCGGCGCGCGCGCGATCGCGTCGAGCATCGGCGAGCGGATGCCGCGCGGGAATTGCGCGCGCGACAGCGCGATCATGCCCTTCAGCACGACGGTGAAATCGCGGCGCTGTTCGATGCTCGGCGTGCCGACCGGGACGACGCGCGTGATGTCGGTCGTGCCGCTCAGGTACTGGCCGCCCGAGTCGATCAGCAGCAGACCGTTGCCCTCGATCACCGCATGCGACTCTTCGGTCGCGCGATAGTGCGGCATTGCGCCGTTCGCGTTGAAGCCCGCGATCGTCGCGAAGCTCAGCGACACGAAGCCGGGATGGCGCGCGCGGGCGGCTGTCAGACGTTCGTCGATCGTCAGTTCGGTGATGCGCTCGCGGCCCAGCGCGCTTTCGAACCACGCGAAGAATTCGGCGAGCGCGGCGCCGTCGTGCTCCATCGTCTCGCGCACGTGCGCGGCGTCGGCGGCGGTCTTGCACGACTTCAGGAAAGTGGACGGATTGACCGCCTCGACCACCTTCACCGACGACGGCACCGCCTGCAGCGAACCGTACGTGATGCGCCGCGGATCGATCAGCAGCGTGCTGCCGGCCGGCAGCGCGGCGAGCGCCTCGGCGGCTTGCGCGTACGGCTCGACGCCGATGCCGTCGCGCGCCAGCACTTCGGCGAGCGCCGGCGAGACTTTGCCGTCGCCGATAAAGAGCGACGCGCGATCGCCGCCGATCAGCGCGTGCGCGACGAACACCGGGTTGTAGCTGACGTCGGCGCCGCGCAGGTTCAGCAGCCAGGCGAGATCGTCGAGCGTGGAGATGAAGTGCCATTGCGCGCCTTTGTCGCCCATCGCGCGACGCACCTGCGCGAGCTTGTCCGCGCGCGTGACGCCCGCTTGCGGCGCAAGATGCTCGAAGACGGCGTCGGCGGGGAGCGCGGGACGCTGCGCCCAGATCGCGTCGAACAGGTCGACGTCGGTGCGCAGCTGCACGCCGCGCGCCTTCAGTGCGGCGCTCAACGCGCGCGCGGCCGCGACGCCGAGCACCGCGCCGTCCACACCGACGGTTCCGCCGCTCGCAACCCGCTGCGCGAGCCAGTCGAAATGCGGCGTTGTCTGCTGGCCGCCCATCATTTTCATCAGCTGCACGCCGGTGCCGGCGAGCTGGGCGCTCGCCTGCTCCCAGTAGCGGCTGTCGGTCCAGACGCCGGCGAAATCGGCGGTCACGATCAGCGTGCCGGCGGAGCCGGTGAAGCCCGACAGCCACTGGCGGCCTTGCCAGCGCCCGGGAAGATACTCGGACAGATGCGGATCCGCCGACGGCACGAGGTAAGCGGCGATGCCTTCGCGCGCCATCGCAGCGCGCAGGCTCGCGAGGCGCTCGGGAATGGAGGAGGTTTCGGGAAGTCGGGCGTTCATGGCGTTACCTGCGAGGATTCATCGACGGATTGACTGGCGCGAAAAGAGCCGCACCGTCACGGCGACGGCGACGAGCGCGACGGCGGTACATATCGGCCATTCGAGCATGTCGCCGTCATGGAAAAGACCTGTCACGTTGCCGGCCATGCGCGCGACGCACGCGCCGACCACGCCGGCCAACAGCGCGGGCCAGCAGCGGGCGCGGCTCGCCCGGCGCTGGGGATGCAACCAAAAGCCCGTGAGGCCGATCACGGCGCCGAGGACGAGAATGCCTGGCCAACCCATCAGGCGTGCGCTCCGGACTGGGCGCTCAAACACGGCCAAATCGATTTCGGAGTCGTCTCATAGGCGAAAGGAGCCGCCAAAGCTAGCATTTTTGCCTCCTCAACGATAGAAGTTCAGCACGGCGCTTTCCGCATAGCGGTCGAGTTTAGGGGTCGGGGTGTGCTTAGGCAAGTTGCAAGTCTGACGAAAACGCCTCGCGTTCCGCCCTTTGCCACGCTGACGCCGAGCCATGCGCATCGCCCTTATCGAACCCGACCTGCAACACGCCAAACTGGTCGACCGGCTCATCTTCGCCGGGGGCCACGTATGCCAACACTTCACCACCAGCGCCACCTTTTTGCAGCGCGCCACCGACGAGTTCTTCGACTTGCTGATCACCGAAAGCTGGGCCGGCGACCATTGCGCCGAAGACGTGATCCCGCGGGCGCGCTCCATCTTGCCGGGCCTGCCCGTCATGATGCTGATTACGGCACCGCGCGAATGCCAGATCGTCGCCGCGCTGCACGCCGGCGCCGACGACTGCCTGAGCAAGCCGGTGCGGGGCCCCGAAATGCTCGCGCGTGTCGAGGCGCTGCAGCGCCGCGCGGGCCTGCGTCGGCCGCGTAACCGGCGGCGCGACGCGATCGGCGGCTATACGTTCGAGCCGGCGACTTTCGCAGTGAGCTTCCGCGAAGTAACCGTGACCCTGACGCCGAAGGAATTTCGCCTCGCGCTGCTGCTGTTCAACAATCTGGCGCGGCCGGTGTCGCGCGCGCATATCCTCGAAACCGTTTGGGCGCGCCGTCGCGACGCAAAGTCGCGCACCATCGACACCCACGCGTCGCGCGTGCGCAGCAAGCTGCAACTACGCCCGGAGCTTGGCTATACGCTGTCGCCGGTCTATGGTTACGGTTACCAGCTCGACGCGATCCCGCCGGAGACCCTGACAGGCGGTAACTGACGCATGCGGGGCTAGACGGCGTGCAGCATGTGAAAATCGGGAAAACGCTATAATACGGGGCTGAACCATAGCTCTCCCAAATGCAGCTTCTAACGATCGGAATCAACCATCACACTGCGCCTGTCGCCTTGCGCGAACGCGTGGCGTTTCCGCTCGAACAGATCAAGCCTGCCCTGGATACCTTCAAAGGCATCTGGCTTGGCCGCATGGCCCCCAATGCGCCCGAAGCCGCCATCCTATCCACCTGCAACCGCACCGAACTCTACTGCGCGACCGACGACCTCGCCGCACGCGAAGCTTCGATCCAGTGGCTGTCGAAATACCACAACCTGCCCATCGACGAACTGGCACCGCACGTCTACGCGCTGCCCCAGTCCGAAGCGGTGCGGCATGCGTTCCGCGTGGCATCGGGGCTTGATTCGATGGTGCTCGGCGAAACGCAGATCGTCGGACAAATGAAGGACGCGGTGCGCACCGCCTCCGAAGCCGGCGCGCTCGGCACCTATCTGAATCAGCTCTTTCAGCGCACGTTCGCCGTCGCCAAGGAAGTGCGCAGCACGACAGAAATCGGCGCGCAGTCGGTGTCGATGGCCGCCGCCGCGGTACGGCTCGCCCAACGCATTTTCGACAAGATCGCGAATCAGCGGGTGCTGTTCATTGGTGCTGGCGAAATGATCGAGCTGTGCGCGACGCATTTCGCCGCTCAGCAACCGCGTGAACTCGTCGTCGCGAACCGCACCGCCGAACGCGGCATGCGGCTCGCCGAGCGCTTCAACGGCCGCGCCATTCCACTCTCCGAGCTACCGGCGCGGATGCACGAATTCGACATCATCGTGTCGTGCACAGCGTCCACGTTGCCGATCATCGGTCTCGGCGCGGTCGAGCGTGCGGTCAAGGCGCGCCGTCACCGGCCGATTTTCATGGTCGACCTTGCTGTGCCGCGCGACATCGAACCCGAAGCCGGCCAGCTCGAAGACGTGTTCCTGTACACCGTCGACGACCTCGGCGCGATCGTCCGCGAAGGCAATGCGTCGCGCCAGGCCGCGGTCGCGCAGGCCGAAGCGATCATCGAAACGCGCGTGCAGAACTTCATGCAATGGCTTGACGCGCGCAGCATCGTGCCGGTGATCCGCCACATGCACACGCAGGCCGATACGCTGCGCCGCGCAGAGGTCGAACGCGCGCAGAAAATGCTCGCGCGCGGGGACGATCCGGCCGAGGTGCTCGAAGCACTGTCGCAATCGCTC
Above is a window of Paraburkholderia sprentiae WSM5005 DNA encoding:
- the ettA gene encoding energy-dependent translational throttle protein EttA: MAQYVFTMNRVGKIVPPKRQILKDISLSFFPGAKIGLLGLNGSGKSTLIRIMAGVDTEIEGEATPMPNLNIGYLPQEPQLDPQKTVREAVEEGLGDVFNAQKKLDEIYAAYAEPDADFDALAAEQAKYEAILATTDGSAEQQIEIAADALRLPAWDAKIEHLSGGEKRRVALCKLLLQKPDMLLLDEPTNHLDAESVEWLEQFLTRFPGTVVAVTHDRYFLDNAAEWILELDRGHGIPWKGNYSSWLDQKEERLKQEEASESARQKAIKKELEWVRQNPKGRQAKSKARIARFEELNSQDYQKRNETQEIFIPVGDRLGNEVIEFKNVSKSYGDRLLLDNVSFKIPAGAIVGIIGPNGAGKSTLFRMLTGREQPDSGEIVQGPTVKLAYVDQSREALEGTKTVFEEISGGADVLTVGRYETPSRAYIGRFNFKGGDQQKIVGNLSGGERGRLHLAKTLIAGGNVLLLDEPSNDLDVETLRALEDALLEFAGSVLVISHDRWFLDRIATHILAFEGDSQVTFFDGNYQEYEADKRARLGEEGARPKRLRYKPISR
- a CDS encoding DUF748 domain-containing protein — protein: MAMSKGRRWVVVVGGTLLALLLIAIGAMQFAQQEVKNRVSAVLGPLGSAERIDVGLTSVHLTHVLLKAPPGWPAGEPLRADEITITPDVRDLIARRMHIREIVVRGFDMAVLRTSNGSLNLLPNLRESLNRGNQSGGTGAAAPIPREKRVDHIRFEQGNFHFYDMTVGPPPFKVTVSNATASVDNLHLPSLTEPTNVSVRGSLKGPAHTGTVTFDGWIKIASRDSQTTSTLRGVDIAMLDPYLLKKAGARAQVTGGTVDLTIESTVRNYHLRAPGTVTVHHLQLAESDNPLETFMSIPTRAAVAALRTHNGDITLHFVLDGDLRDPKFSVREGILTRIGAGFAQALGVSVEGVAKGAGETVKGLGNALKNLLGQ
- a CDS encoding HAD family hydrolase; protein product: MAIKAVVFDFGGVLIDWSPEYLYRELIPDDVERRWFLTHVCSMDWVVRQDGGQPIVEATDELIARFPDHEPLIRAFYERWHEMVAGVLDDGIALMEKLEAAEVPLFGLTNWSHETFPYAWEHYPVLRRFRDIVVSGRVKLVKPDPAIFAEMRRRIELQIPGVEPAELVFIDDNAKNAEAATALGWHGVHHTSAAQTETKLRKLGLPV
- a CDS encoding aminopeptidase P family protein, which codes for MNARLPETSSIPERLASLRAAMAREGIAAYLVPSADPHLSEYLPGRWQGRQWLSGFTGSAGTLIVTADFAGVWTDSRYWEQASAQLAGTGVQLMKMMGGQQTTPHFDWLAQRVASGGTVGVDGAVLGVAAARALSAALKARGVQLRTDVDLFDAIWAQRPALPADAVFEHLAPQAGVTRADKLAQVRRAMGDKGAQWHFISTLDDLAWLLNLRGADVSYNPVFVAHALIGGDRASLFIGDGKVSPALAEVLARDGIGVEPYAQAAEALAALPAGSTLLIDPRRITYGSLQAVPSSVKVVEAVNPSTFLKSCKTAADAAHVRETMEHDGAALAEFFAWFESALGRERITELTIDERLTAARARHPGFVSLSFATIAGFNANGAMPHYRATEESHAVIEGNGLLLIDSGGQYLSGTTDITRVVPVGTPSIEQRRDFTVVLKGMIALSRAQFPRGIRSPMLDAIARAPIWQAGADYGHGTGHGVGYFLNVHEGPQVISHYAPAEPWTAMEEGMITSNEPGLYRPGKWGVRIENLVLNVAAEKTEFGDFLKFETLTLCPIDTRCIELSLLRDDERAWLNAYHETVRTRLAPHVSGDAKAWLELRTQPV
- a CDS encoding response regulator transcription factor; the encoded protein is MRIALIEPDLQHAKLVDRLIFAGGHVCQHFTTSATFLQRATDEFFDLLITESWAGDHCAEDVIPRARSILPGLPVMMLITAPRECQIVAALHAGADDCLSKPVRGPEMLARVEALQRRAGLRRPRNRRRDAIGGYTFEPATFAVSFREVTVTLTPKEFRLALLLFNNLARPVSRAHILETVWARRRDAKSRTIDTHASRVRSKLQLRPELGYTLSPVYGYGYQLDAIPPETLTGGN
- the hemA gene encoding glutamyl-tRNA reductase, with the protein product MQLLTIGINHHTAPVALRERVAFPLEQIKPALDTFKGIWLGRMAPNAPEAAILSTCNRTELYCATDDLAAREASIQWLSKYHNLPIDELAPHVYALPQSEAVRHAFRVASGLDSMVLGETQIVGQMKDAVRTASEAGALGTYLNQLFQRTFAVAKEVRSTTEIGAQSVSMAAAAVRLAQRIFDKIANQRVLFIGAGEMIELCATHFAAQQPRELVVANRTAERGMRLAERFNGRAIPLSELPARMHEFDIIVSCTASTLPIIGLGAVERAVKARRHRPIFMVDLAVPRDIEPEAGQLEDVFLYTVDDLGAIVREGNASRQAAVAQAEAIIETRVQNFMQWLDARSIVPVIRHMHTQADTLRRAEVERAQKMLARGDDPAEVLEALSQSLTNKLIHGPTHALNRASSDNRDKLIELMSGFYRHSGSSER